The genomic window TAATGTTCCTGCGGTAATTCTTGGATTCGGGGTCTTCGATGTTTATCCAAGCTTCGATCGTCAAGGACTTTGCGCTGTCCAGAATGCTGCGTTCGCCTTCAATGACTCCGAACTGGTCACTGCCGTAGAGCGCGAGCGCCTTGTTGGCCGGACCGTCTTCGAGGGAGTCCACGCCATAGAGCAGGATGCCTTCTGTACCTCCGCGGGCGTCGTCCACCTTCTTGGTGTCCTTGTCCGTATTGGCGAGGTAATCCATCGGCCACCAGCTCCTGAGTCCGTATTCCGGAGAAAGCGGGAACAGCAGTTCGCTCGAGTCACGCTCTTCGCCGGTAATCACGATAGAATTGGACGGTGCCGAAGAGGATGCCGTGAGCGAATCGTCCGATTCGTCGGAATCTTTTTGTTCGGCGAGATCATAGCCTATGGAGTTGTTTTCGAACAATCCTGTGGGCATGGGGCCGCGGAACGTGATGGAAGACTCCATGTTGGTCACGATGTACACTGCATTGTTGTAATGTACCGGGTCCGGGGACTTCGCGTACAGCGGAACGACGCCGTAAGGAATGTTCTTGAAAGAGAACTTGCCGTTTTCGTCGGTCGTGGTTTCCCAAGGGGACCCCGGGATGTAAATCTTGATGCCGCTGGTTGTGGTGTCGGGACGGAGATAGAAATTGCCCGAGACCGGTTTTGTCTTTTCGAGCTGCGCGGTGAGGGTCTGCTCGGTGCCGTCGAAAGTCAGGGTGCTGTAGTAGGCGAAGCTGTCCTTCGTCGCACTGAGGCCGTATTGCCCTTCGCGGATAATCGGAAATCCGAACTTGCCTTCGGAATCGGTCGTGTCGGAGTAAACGAGCGTATCGACCACGAAATGACGCGCACATACAGAAATACCGACCATGGCGTTGCCCGCATCATCGAGAAGAACGCCTGCGACAGTATTCGTTTCTTCGCTGATGCCGCCCGAAAGCTGCGGCCCGCATGCGGTCAAAACGATGCTGGCGGAAACGCCGGCAATCAACGCACATGCATTCACTATGCGAAGCAGATTACGCATTGTTACCCCTCCCCTTAAACTTCTTGGTCAGCGGGAACAGCTGGATGTTGAGGCGGTAAACGCGGTCTTCATCCGTATCCTGCATGACAATCGACGCGACACGGCGGCGGAAATCCTCTATTTCCTTTGCGATGCGGCCGTATGCATCTTCAGAAATGCCCACCGTAAGGCCAGAGATGTCGCGTTCGTTCACTGGTACTTCGTCCAGTGAACGAACCGCGAGCTCTCCCATCTGGCGGTGCATTTCACGCACCGAGAGGCTTGTGACCTCTATGTTACCGGTGGTTATCGCCTTGGACGACTGTTCGAATCTGCCTTTGGAATCCTTGTTCAGGAGCCCGACTTTTTCCAGGAGCTTAAGTGCCTTCTTCACTTCAGCGGCCTGGGTGTCGAACGCGAGCATGTCGGCCACCTGCGCCGGGGTGGCTTCTGGAACCTGCGGAGCGAGTTCACGCAGCACAGGATTGATCCAGGACTCGTAGTAGTCGTACTGATCCTCACCCACGAGGGTCATTTCGTTTTCCTTGGCGATGGCGCGGAGTTCCTTGAAGACCTCCTTTTTCTTCGAGGAATCCTTTTCTTGGTTGAAATTGACGAGGGCTCGAAAATATTGCAAGTCTGCTCCGACAAGGCCCATGGCGTTAGCCACGCGCTCGATGCCCACGTCACTCAGGTTGGTCTTGCCATCGCAAACCAGCTTGAGGAAAACGGGAGAGGAATATCCGGCCGCCTTGGCGAAGTCACGCCAGGTGAACCCGGAGCGGATTTTGCGCTCCGTATAGAAGTCACGCACATACAGGCGATAATTCTGGTATTCCATCACACGTTTCATACAATTGAATATATACTCTTTTTTTTCGAAGTGCAATAGGTTCATGATACAAAAATCAAATTTTTTACGAAAATAGAGCAATTTTTCTCCTTTTTTACGTTTTTCGTTGTTTTTGCCATGATACAAATGTGTTGAAAACGTATGATATTATACACTAGAATATTGCGGAAGGGAATATTTTTGTGATGTAAAGCGATAGAAAACGACAAGAAAATTCGTCCAAAAACGAAAAAAAACGACGGATTTTACCAATCCGCCGTCATGATACAGCAAAAAAATGTGAGCAAGCCCCTAAATCGGGCCGGGAGCGCTATCCTGCGACGTCCTTGACGACCATGATACCGCCCTTCTCGATCTTCGGATAGCTGCGCATGCCTTCCCCGCCCTTGCCGCGGTCGAGCACCTCTTCGAGCTCGCCCTTCACGTTGTACAGGTGCAGTTCCCACGGGCCGTTCGGGGCGTTGAAGTAGCCGGAGTTCTTCTGCACGTTGCGCTGGAAGGTGCGGTTGAGCCTGTCGGCGATGCTGCGGGCCTGCACGAGGCTGATGTCGGCGAGGGTCCACGATATCGGGCTTCCGCCCATGTCGAAGATGAGCAGCGCGTCGGAGTCGGTGTCTTCCTTCATGGTGAATTTCCAGCTGAAGTTCTGCCAGCTCGTGCTCAAGTCCAGGATACGTCCGTTGGCGTACGGCGTGTATTCCTGCGTGTCGCGCTTGATGTTCACGTTGAGCGTGCGGGGCTTGTCGGCCTTCGCGCGCATGCTGAAGATGTAGGTGATTCCGTTGCGCAGAACCAGGTGCTGCTTGAACTGCAGGCCCCAGGTTTCCTTGCCCGCCTGCTTGATGTCGAAGTGTATCGCGCCGTCGCGGGCCGAAACTTCGGCCTTGCCGCCCCAGAAGTCGGTGGTCCAGCCGTCAAGCGGGTTCTCTGCGGAGAAGTCTCCGTTCTCGATGATGTTCGCGCCGCCTCCCTGCGAGCCGGTCGTGAAATCCTTGTTCTGGATGAAGTTCGGGATGACGCTTGTGTTCTGGATTCCGAGCGGGCTGTCGATGGCGACTTCCTTGCCCCAGCCGACAAGCGTGTTGTACGAGCCGTGCTCCGTCATGTCCATCTCGGGGCAGTCGGAGTTGCCCGGGCCCCAGCTCCAGCAGAGCCAGCCGATGCTCAGGCGTTCGCACTCGCTCATGATGTGCTTGTAGGGAATCTCGCGCACTCCGGCCACAGCCATCGGTGCGAATTCGCCCACCACGAGCGGGATGTTCGCTTCGATAGATTTTTCGAGGCACACGGTGACGCGCTCGGCGACGTTGGAAAAGCCTGTAGCTTCGGGGTCGTGGCGTTCGCTGGGCCACCACATGTGGATGGAGAACAGCAGGTTGTGTTCCGGGTCCGCCTGCAAGAGCTTCGGGCCTACGGCGAGCAGGTTCTTCTCGTTCTGGCCCCAGTTGTCGGCGTCAATCATGATGGGCACGCGGATTGCTGCCGCGCGCATCTTGGTGACAATCAGGTTGTAGACGTCGAAGAATTCCTCGGGCGGCACTTCGTGGGAACCGGGTTCGTTGCCCACGTTGAGGATAAGGTATTCCTGGTGGTTGTTGATCATCTGGAGCATTTCGTCGCGCAGCCAGAAATCGACCACTTCGGGCAGCTTGTCCCAGTTGCCGGTGGTATCGTGCAGTTCGACGATGGGAATCATCCCGTTGCTGATGCTCTGGGCGACGATGGAATCGAGGTCGCTGATGCGCCCGCGGGTGTTCCAGACGATGCGGACGCAGTTCGCGCCGGTCTTCGCCATTTCGGGAATTG from Fibrobacter sp. includes these protein-coding regions:
- a CDS encoding TIGR02147 family protein, producing MKRVMEYQNYRLYVRDFYTERKIRSGFTWRDFAKAAGYSSPVFLKLVCDGKTNLSDVGIERVANAMGLVGADLQYFRALVNFNQEKDSSKKKEVFKELRAIAKENEMTLVGEDQYDYYESWINPVLRELAPQVPEATPAQVADMLAFDTQAAEVKKALKLLEKVGLLNKDSKGRFEQSSKAITTGNIEVTSLSVREMHRQMGELAVRSLDEVPVNERDISGLTVGISEDAYGRIAKEIEDFRRRVASIVMQDTDEDRVYRLNIQLFPLTKKFKGRGNNA
- a CDS encoding cellulase family glycosylhydrolase; the encoded protein is MNIATAKPGFFVQDRFLYSKDNEKVILRGINHMFIWTDREGKTIPEMAKTGANCVRIVWNTRGRISDLDSIVAQSISNGMIPIVELHDTTGNWDKLPEVVDFWLRDEMLQMINNHQEYLILNVGNEPGSHEVPPEEFFDVYNLIVTKMRAAAIRVPIMIDADNWGQNEKNLLAVGPKLLQADPEHNLLFSIHMWWPSERHDPEATGFSNVAERVTVCLEKSIEANIPLVVGEFAPMAVAGVREIPYKHIMSECERLSIGWLCWSWGPGNSDCPEMDMTEHGSYNTLVGWGKEVAIDSPLGIQNTSVIPNFIQNKDFTTGSQGGGANIIENGDFSAENPLDGWTTDFWGGKAEVSARDGAIHFDIKQAGKETWGLQFKQHLVLRNGITYIFSMRAKADKPRTLNVNIKRDTQEYTPYANGRILDLSTSWQNFSWKFTMKEDTDSDALLIFDMGGSPISWTLADISLVQARSIADRLNRTFQRNVQKNSGYFNAPNGPWELHLYNVKGELEEVLDRGKGGEGMRSYPKIEKGGIMVVKDVAG
- a CDS encoding LamG-like jellyroll fold domain-containing protein; amino-acid sequence: MRNLLRIVNACALIAGVSASIVLTACGPQLSGGISEETNTVAGVLLDDAGNAMVGISVCARHFVVDTLVYSDTTDSEGKFGFPIIREGQYGLSATKDSFAYYSTLTFDGTEQTLTAQLEKTKPVSGNFYLRPDTTTSGIKIYIPGSPWETTTDENGKFSFKNIPYGVVPLYAKSPDPVHYNNAVYIVTNMESSITFRGPMPTGLFENNSIGYDLAEQKDSDESDDSLTASSSAPSNSIVITGEERDSSELLFPLSPEYGLRSWWPMDYLANTDKDTKKVDDARGGTEGILLYGVDSLEDGPANKALALYGSDQFGVIEGERSILDSAKSLTIEAWINIEDPESKNYRRNIIGKLGFGSSEDSDVFSLALVQGECDREEVSLGFFIADGSSNSLECEDAVFVDYIYFDKWIYVTAIWDGKTSALYINGVKTAEKAVSVTQIGTSTEPIFFGKEDVNLKLDDVRLSTTAIGESDVLYRYYLKGGAK